Sequence from the Curtobacterium sp. MCLR17_007 genome:
GGCTCGACGTCCGACTGGCCGCGGCGGTCATCGCCCTCGTGCTGGCCGTCGTGGTCGTCGCGGGGACCCTCGCCGTGCCCGGTCGGCTGGTGGTCCGCGTGGGCGCCGCCGTGCTCGCGGTCGGGGCGCTCGTCGACCCGTGGTCCGTGCGGACGCTGCTCGCTGCCGGGCCGGAGTCGGCTGCGCTGCTCGGCGCGGCCGCCACCGCCGTGTCGGCGGCCTGGCTGCCGCGGAGGCCGTTCGTCGCGACGGCCGCGATCACCGTGAGCGCAGCCTCCTGGGTGACGGCGGCACCGACGCTGGCGTGGGTCGTCCTGCCCGTCGTCACCGCGGTCGTCGTCGTCGTGGTCGTCCGCGCGACCGGGGTCGACCGTGTCGTCGGTCTGGCCGTCGCCGGTGCGGCGGTCGCCGCCCTCGTGACCAGCGCCTGGACCGGGGCGCACCTGGCGTCACCGGACGACGGCGTCGACGCCAGGACCCGTCACGTCCAGGTGGTCGCGTCGGTCATCGGTTCCGACGCCGCGCGGGCGACGTTCGGGCTCGGACCCGGGACCGGCGACGGCTCGATCCGGGACGGCGACCCCGACCCCGCGTTCGCCACCCTCGACGACCTCGACCTCGTCCGAGCGGCGGTCGTCCACCCGGCGACGACGGTCGTGCTCGCCGACCGCGCGGTCTCAGCCCTGCTCGATCCCGACGTCGACTCCCCGGACACGGGTGCGTCGCCGGTCACCGTCGCCGCGGGCGCGCTCGCGAGCCTGCCGCTGCTCGCGCTCGGTCTCCACCTCGCGGTGGCGGCGTCGGCCGCGGCGCTCACCGTCCGTCGGCGGCTCGGCTCGCGAGCGTCGGGCGTCGGGATCGCGGCGCTGGTGATGACCTCGTCGTCGTGGCTCGTGTTCTGGGCCTGGGTCGTCACCGGGGACCCGGCTGACCCGGTCCCGGCGGTCGTCTTCACCACGACGACCCTGGCGCTCGTCCCCCTGCTCCCCGTGCAGCTCGCCGTCCTGCTGCGCAGCGGCCCCGCCGTCGCCGGTCGCCAACGGCACCGCCGACTCGTCCTCACCACCGCACGGACAGGAGCACACCGATGACGTACCGCCCGCGAGTCCTCGTCGTCTACGGCACGCGGCCCGAGGCGGTGAAGGTCGCCCCCGTCGTCCTCGCCCTCCGCCAGGACCCCGACCTGCAGGCGCTCGTCGTGGACACCGGACAGCACCCCGACCTCACCGCCGCGGTGCACGAGACGTTCGGCACCCACCCGGACTGCACCCTGTCGATCGCGCGACCGGGCCAGTCCGTCGGCGCGATCGCCGCACGGACGATGACCGCGGTGGGGTCGCTCCTGGCCGAGTGGCGACCCGACCTCGTGCTCGTCCACGGCGACACGACCGCCGCGGCCGCCACGGCACTCGCCGCCCACTACGCCCACCTCCCGGTCGCACACCTGGAGGCAGGACTCCGGTCGGGCGACCTGTGGTCCCCGTGGCCGGAGGAGGCGAACCGCAGCGTCATCGGTCGCCTGGCCGGGCTGCACCTGGCTCCGACCGCGACCGCGCGGGACAACCTGCTGCACGAGGGGGTGCCCGCCGAGCGCGTCGTCGTCACCGGCAACACGGTCGTCGACGCGCTCCTCCACACCCTGGACCGGGCACGACCGAACCTGCCCGGACCGCTCGAGGAACGGGCCGCAGCGGCTCGTCAGGTCGTGCTGTTCACGGCGCACCGCCGCGAGTCGTGGGGCGGCGGACTGGCCCGGGTGGCCGCTGGCCTGGCCGACGTCCTGGCTGACCGTCCGGACACCCTGCTGCTCGCGCCGCTCCACCCCAACCCGGTGGTGCGTGACGCGGTCCTGCCCGAACTCGCCCGCGTGGCGTCCGCCGTGGTGACCGACCCGTTCGACCACCCCGCGTTCTGCCGGGCGATGCAGCTGTCGACCGTCATCGTCACCGACTCCGGCGGGGTGCAGGAGGAGGCACCGTCGCTCGGGGTCCCGGTGCTGGTCACGCGCGACACCACCGAGCGCCCGGAAGCCGTCGCCGCCGGTGCCAACCGGCTCGTCGGCACCGAGCGTGCGGCCGTGGCGAGCGCGCTCCGCGAGGTCCTCGACGACCCGGGAGCACGTGCGCGGATGGCCGCCGTGGAGAACCCCTACGGCGACGGACACGCGGGACGGCGCGTCGTGCGGGCGATCCGGGAGTTCCTCGGGGTTCCCCCGCGCCACCGGCGACGCGACGACGTCGTCCTGCACGACGACGACCGGCGGCACGACGACGTCCTGAACGAGGAGGTCCTGCACGAGGATGCGCGACACGACGGTGCCCTGGGCGCCACGGCGGCGGTGGGCGTCGCGTGAGGGCCCTGCCGGCCGCGGTCCTGGGCGTGCTCGCGGTCGCCGCCATGGCCGCGGGCGTGGTCAGCCTGCAGACGCCGGCCCGGGACCCCGGCGCCGGGGTGGCACGAGACCTCGACGGCCGTCCGGTGGCCGGAGCGCCGCCCGCGACGGCGACTTCGACCACGGCGACGACGGCGGACGCCGTGGGCCGGCCGGGCGACCGGCTGGTCGTGCCGGCGGTCGGGCTCGACGTCCCCCTCGACACGATGCAGGTCCGGCACGGCGTCGTCGACCCGCCGGGCTTCGCCGCCGCGTACGAGGTGCAGGGCCTGACGACCGACGTGCCCTCGGCCACCGGGACCTACATCGCCATGCACGCGCTGCGCGGCGGGGGCCGTGCGCCCGGGAACGCCCTCTGGGACACGGACGCCGGACGCCCCCGCATCGCGATCGGCGACACCGTCAGTGTTGACGGTGCATCGTGGCGCGTCACCGGCATCGGCACCCCGACGAAGCAGTCCGTGCCCGGGAGCGACCGGCTCTGGTCGACGACGCCCGACGAACTCGTGCTGCTGACGTGCCTGGAGACCCCCGACGGACGTCCCTCCACCCGGAACGTCGTCGTCACGGCAGAGCCTGCGGGCTGAACCCGGTCCGGCGTCAGCGGCGTCGGCGCAGGGTCGAGAAGATCCCCTGCACCACCTCTTTCGCGATGGTGCCGCCGAGGCCGCCACCGAGCAGGTCGGACAGCGGGTCCGTCGTCCGACGCTTCGACGTCGTCCGGGTGCCCGAGCGCGACGAGCCGCGCGACCGACGGGCCTCGGCAGCACGCTCCGCCTGCTCGAACTCCCGCTGCGTCCGCTCGTACTCGCGCTGCGCCGTCGCGTGCTCGCGTGCCTCGCGCTTCGCGTCGGCGGCCGCCTGCTTCGCCGCGGCGGCGGCCGCGCGTGCGGCCTCCTTCTCCGCGTCGGCGGCGGCGGCCTCGGCCGCCTCGCGTGCGTCCGCGGCGGCAGCCTGCGCAGCGGCGGCCTCCATGCGGCGGGCGAGCATCTCGTGGGCCGAGTCGGGGTCGACGCGGGTGCCGTAGGTGGCGAGCAGCGGGGACGCGGTGACCCGGGCCTCCAGGTCGGCCGACGGCATCGGCTCCATCGATCCGCGCGGCGCGCGCAAGCGGGTCCAGGCGACCGGGGTCGGCGCGCCCTTCTCGTTCATGACCGTGACGATGGCCTCGCCCGTGGCGAGGGAGGTGAGGACCTCACCGAGGTCGTAGTCGCTGGTCGGGTAGGTGGACACGGTCGCACGCAGGGCCTTCGCATCGTCCGGGGTGTGCGCTCGGAGCTGGTGCTGCACGCGCGAGCCGAGCTGCGCCAGGACGTCGTTCGGCACGTCCTTCGGGGTCTGCGTCACGAAGAAGATGCCGACACCCTTCGACCGGATCAGCCGCACGGTGCGCACGATCTGCTCGAGGAAGTCCTTCGACGCACCGGTGAACAGCAGGTGCGCCTCGTCGAAGAAGAACACGAGCTTCGGCTTGTCCTGGTCGCCGACCTCGGGCAGCTCGTTGAACAGGTCCGCGAGCAGCCACATCAGGAAGGTCGAGAACACCTCGGGCTGGTCCTGCACGCCGGGGACCTCGAGGAGGCTGACGATCCCGCGCCCGTCCGCCGTCGTCCGGAGGAAGACCTGCGTGTCGATCTCCGGCTCGCCGAAGAACCGGTCGGCACCCCGGTCGGCGAAGGTGATGAGCTCGCGGAGGATGACCCCGACCGTCTGCTTCGACAGCCCGCCGAGGTCGGCCAGTTCCGGCTTGCCTTCGTCGCTCACCAGGAAGGTCAGGACGCTCCGCAGGTCCGTGAGGTCGACGAGCGGCAGCCCGGCCTGTTCGGCGTAGTGGAACACCAGACCGAGGGAGGACTCCTGGGTGGCGTTGAGCCCGAGGGCCTTCGCGAGCAGCAGGGGCCCGAAGCCCGACACCGTCGCCCGGATCGGCACGCCGGAGCCCTGGCCGCCGAGCGAGTAGAACTCGGCCTGGCTGGCGGCGGGGGTCCAGTCCTGGCCGATCCCGGCCGTGCGCGCCAGGAGCTTGTCGCTGCTCGTCCCCGCGACCGCCAACCCGGACAGGTCGCCCTTGATGTCGGCAGCGAACACCGGCACGCCGTTCGCCGCGATCTGCTCCGCGAGGACCTGCAGCGTGCGGGTCTTGCCCGTCCCGGTGGCACCGGCGACGAGCCCGTGGCGGTTGAGCATGCCGAGCGGGATGCGCACCTGGACGTCCGGCAGGGCGGCGCCGTTGACCAGGGCGCCGAGCTCCAGCGCGCTGCCGTCGACGGCGTACCCGTCGCGGATCGCGGCGACCGCGGCGTCGCCGAGCGGACCGACGGGAGGCTCGGTGCCGGTCGGCGTCGCAGCCGTCGGGCCCGGGGTGGGCGCGTCCGGGGCCGCAGGGGCGTCCGGTGCGGGTGGTGCGGGTGGTGCGTCCGGCGCTGGCGGCGCTTCCGGTTCGTCCGGCGCGGGTGGTGCGGGCGGTGCGGGCGGTGCGTCCGGCGCGGGTGGTGCGTCCGGCGCTGGCGGCGCTGGCGGCGCTGGCGGCGCTGGCGGCGCTGGCGGCGCTGGCGGCGCTTCCGGTGCGGGGGTCGCCGGGGTCGGTGTTGCCTGGGCCAGCGCCGCGGCGAGCTCCTCGGCGCGGGCGACTGCTTCGTCGGCGAGTCGTCGTGCCTCGTCCGCCGCTGCCCGTGCTGCCTCGGCCGCCGCTCGTGCCTGCTCCACCGCGTCGCTCATGCGCTCAGCCTAGGGACGGACCCGGCTCTGCGCCCGGCTCGTGTCGCGAGCGATCCGGATGCATCCGCATCAGACGACACCGCACACCGCGAACGACCTCTGCCGTGTCGGAACATGCACACGCACCGGATACCTCCGCATCAGACGACACCGCACAACGCGAACAACCCCTGCCGTGTCGGAACATGCACACACACCAGACAGTTGCCCGCCCGCCCGCCCGCCCGCCCGAGCAGCCCATGCACGCCCGTCCCGCGCGCCTCAGTGCGTCAGCGCAGGCACCGACCTCGGCCGCACCACGAACCACAGCAACAGGACCGCCACTGCGGCGGTGCTGGCCATCACCGCGGCCATCGGTGCCGCCTGCGTGATCCCGAGCAAGCCGACGATCGGCGAGATCAGCCCGGCGACACCGAAGTTCAGCGCGCCGAGAACCGAGGCCGCCGTCCCCGCCTCTTTCCCGTGGGAGGCGAGACCGATGACCTGCACGAGCGGGAACGAGAAGCCGCACGCCGCGATGAAGAACCACAGCGGCACGAGGACCCCGACGAGCCCGGCACCGAGCAGGTCGAGCACGATGATCGCGGTCGAGGCCAGGAGCAGCGTCGCCGTCGAGCACGCCAGGATCCACTGCGGGCCGACACGCTGCGCGAGCCGCGCCGAGATCTGCACGCCGAGGACGACCCCGATCGAGTTCACCGCGAACAGCAGCCCGTACTGCTGCGCGTTCAGCCCGTACACGCCCTGGAACAGGAACGGCGACGCGCTGAGGTACGAGAACAGCCCGCTGAACACCATCGCACCGATGAGCGCCACGCCGACGAAGATCCGGTCCGTGAACAGCGCGCGGTAGCGCTGGCGCATCGTGGAGTGTCCGGCCTCTCGGCGGCGGGCCGGCGGCAGGGTCTCGACGATGAGCAGGATCGACGCGATCACCACCGCCAGGCCGTAGCAGGCCAGGAACACGAAGATGCCGCGCCAGCTGGTGAACCGGAGCATCTGCGACCCGATGAGCGGGGCGAGGATCGGCGCGAGCCCGTTCACCATCGCCAGCCGCGAGAGCATGCGCACGAGGGGCTTGCCGCCGAACAGGTCGCGGACCGTGGCCATCGCGACGACACCGCCGGCCGCGGCACCCATCCCCTGCAGGACGCGGAACAGCCCCAGCAGCTCGATGTCCGGCGCGGTCGCGGCACCGATGGACGCGGCGATGTGCACCGTCGTCGCGATGATGAGCGGGAGCCGACGACCGACCTTGTCGCTCCAGGGACCGACGAGCAGCTGCCCGGCGGCGAAGCCGAGCGTGGTGGCCGTCAGCGTGAGCTGGACCGCCCCGTCGGTGACGCCGAACTGCTCCTTCAGCGAGGGGAACGCCGGCAGGTAGAGGTCGATCGTGAACGGCCCGAGCGCGGTCAGGGCACCGAGGACGAAGACGTAGACGAGGCGCTGGGCGCGGGTCAGGGAGTCCCCGGGGTGCAGGATGACCCGGATCGAACCGGTGGTCGCGGGCGCGGTCACAGCAGTGTCCTTCGGCGGTGAGGGGCGGTCGGCGGAGCGGCGTCGGCGTCGATCGAAACGATTCGGCCGTGGAACCATCCTATGACCGAAGCCGGGCATCGCGACACCCGCTGCCGGTCGTTGCCGCGTGTCGAGCGACACGACGAACGGCCCAGACTCCGGGCTGCGGTACCGTCGTACCGCCCGGGATCCCCCGGGTCAGCACGGAAGAGGGGGTGCGCGTCATGGTCGACGCTCGGATCCTGCACACGACGGCAGCCCTGCGCGAGGCCATCCTGCGTCTCGCGGCGGGCCGACCCGTCTCCGAGATCACCGTCGCCGACGTCACCCGCGCCGCCGGGATCAACCGTGCGACGTTCTACTCCCACGCGGTCTCACCCGGCTCGCTGCTCGCGGACGTCCTGACGCCCGAGCTCGACGAGATCCGCGCCGAGGACTCCGATGCGCGGCGCGTGGCTGCCGAGCGTGGTGCCGGCCGGGACGAACTCGCCGCGATCACCCGACGCGGGATCAACGCCGTCGTCGAGCACGTGGTCACGCACCGGGAGATCTACCTGCGGGCGCTGCCCGACGCGAACGACGCCTCGTTGCACCGGTTGCTCGTCGAGCACTTCACGGTCTCGAGCGCGATCCACATCCGCGAACTCGACCCCGCCACCCGGCCCGAGCTGCTCGACGACGTCGCCGCGGGCTTCGTCGCGCAGGGCTTCGTCGGCGCGATCGAGGCGTGGCTCGCCGGTCCCCGGCGTTCCCGCAAGGCGCTCGTCGACACGATCACGCAGTCGTTCCCGGCTTGGTGGAGCTGACGCGACGCCCGAGACCGTCACACGGACGGACGGGAGGCCCGGTGCCAGCTGGCACCGGGCCTCCCGTCGTTCAGGTGGTCACGTCAGTGATGCGCGACCTGGCTCATCCCGGTGAAGGACACCGCGCCGAGCCCGGTGACGTCGTCGTAGCCCTTGGCCGTGGTCAGCGACGTGTCGTGGTCGAGCGTGACCAGGAAGTCGTGCCCACTGGTCGCGCTGGTGTAGGCCAGGGCGAGCGGCGACCGCGGCGACGTGACGTCGGCGAAGGCCGACGGTGTCGCACGGTAGGTTGCGTACAGCGTCGGGTTCGCGAAGCCGAGGCGGACGTTGGTCGACTGCTGCACGATGGCCGACAGCGCCGCGGTGATCGGCGACGCGAGCGACGTGCCGCCGTACGTCTCGTTCACGAACTGGCCGGCCTTGAGGGTTGCGTCGTCCGTGATCGGGCGGATGCCGATCGAGAACCCGGTGTACGGGTCGGCCAGCGCGGCCAGGTCGGGCGAGACGCGCTTGCCGCCGGCCAGGGACGCCGGGACGACGCCCTTCTGGTACGCGGGCTGGTCGAACAGCGTGCTCTGGCCACCGCCGGCGCCACCACCGTCGAGGTTGCCGGGGAGTGCCGCGGAGTAGACGTTGCCGCGGGGGCTGCTCACGATCTGGTCGAGCAGGTCACCCCAACCGGTCTCGAACGACTTCTTGCCGGTCTTGTCGATGCCGAGGCTCGTACCACCCACCGAGGTCACCCACGGGCTCGAGGCCGGGAAGTCCGGCTGCGCACTGCCGAGCGCCGCGGACTCGTCGCCGTGGTCACCGCTCGAGAAGTACAGGCCGATGCCCTCACCGGCGGCCTGGATGTGCAGGTTCTCCTGACCGCGGATGCTCGACAGCGGGACGTTCTCGCCGACGTCGCCGTAGCTGTTGCTGACGAGCGAGGCCAGGCCCTGGTCGAGGATCTTCGACATCGCGACGTCGAGGCCGCCACCGCAGTTCGTACCACCGACGTAGAGGATCTTGGCCGAGGGGGCCACCGCGTGCACGGACTGCACGTCGAGGGTCTCCTCACCCTGCCAGCCGCTGGGCTGCTGGCAGAGCACCTGGTCGGTGAACTGCGACGGCGACGGGATGCGCTGCTCGAAGGTGGCGCCCGTCAGCTGGGGCTCGCCGTGCTGCTGCGAGTAGGAGTTGGTGTCGTGGATGATCGTCGGCGAGGCGTACGCGTCGATGATCGCGACGGTCTGCCCCTGGCCCGACACGCCCTTCGCGGCGAGCGCGTCGACGCCGTACGCCGAGCGGAGCTGCGACGGGCCGTAGCCGCAGGCGAAGGTCGGCACCACGGTCTTGCCGTACGCGGACGGGACGGTCGCGGTGTGCTCGCCCGCGTACGAGGAGCACTGGGCGTTGATCCCGGTCGGGGTGGTCGCCTGCTGGCGCAGCGACCGGGTCGGGGTCGACGAGGCGGGCTCCTGGCCCTGCTCGACGAGCTCCGGGTGGGTCAGCAGCCGTCCCTGGTCGACGCTGACGCCGCTGACGAGTCCGGCGATGGATGCCGGGAGGCTCGGTGCGGTGGACGGTGCCACCAGCGTCTGCTGCGCGTGGCGGTAGGAGTGCAGGGTCGTCCCGAGCACCGAGTCCACGACCGAGGCCGCTCCCCGGAACACCACGTACTCGTGGCTGGCGGGCACGGCGGTGATCGACAGGCCCTGTGCGCGCAGGAAGCCCGTGACCTGGTCGGCATCGGCCTTGCTCGGCGCGTACGCGGCGATCCAGGCCGCGGGGGTGAGCGGCTTGCGGTACTGCGGGGAACCCGGGGTGGACACCGCGGTCGCGAGCGCCTCGGCGCCGGCCTGGTTCTTCAGGGGCAGGTAGACCTCGCCCTCGACGTCGGTGGACGCGGCGACCGTGCCAGCGTCGTTCGGTGCCGTCGCCCAGGTCGGGACGGAGTCGGGCAGGACCTGGCGGGTCGCGGCGTCGGCTGGACCGCCGGCGAACAGCACCGCGCCGACGGTGCAGGCGGCGGTCGTGACGGCGAGCGCGGTGAGGCGCCTGCGGGTGGAGGGAGTGGGAGAGCGTCGTTGCACGTCGGGTCCTCTCGGGAACTGCCTGGTATGGAGTGAGCTGACTGTAGTAAGTTCCGCGAACCAACAGACAGTCAGTGGAACCACCGACCTGCCATGTCACCCGTCCGGGGGGTGAAGCTGTCGCTGTGTTCAGCCCCGGATCCGCGTCGTTGCTGTGATGCGCATCGGCCGACTGGGTCCGAGCCGTGAAGCGGAGCACGGGGGCTTGTGCCCAGCCCGCGACCGACCCGTTCCCGCAGGGCTCAGTCGCCCGCGGGCTTCTTGCCGCGCTGCAGTGACTCGACGACCGCGACGGCCTTGCCGACCATGGCCGCGTCGGAGTCGGTGCCCTGCACCCGGTAGTCGGTCGCGAGTCCGTCGCCACCCGTGCCGGACGACGGCAGCGGGTCACCGAGGGCGATGACGACCACACCGGCGTCGTGCGCGGTCTGGACGGCACCGGTGAGGGCGTCGGGATCGGCGGCCTCAACGAACAGTGCCTTCGCCCCACGCTGCACGAGGGCCCGGACGTCGCGCACCTGGGACGTCGCCGGGTCGGTCGCGCTGGCCACCCGGACGTCCGGACGGAACCCCGCGGTCGTCAGGTCGGACCGGAACCGGTCGGGCAGCGCGACGCCGCCCGACGTGGGCCCCGGCGTGGCGGCCGCGGACAGCAGCAGCACGCCGACCACGGCGTGCTGGTCGAAGCCGCCGTCCGAGCTCGTGAGGTCCGTGCTCTGCACCGGAGTCGGCGCGGCACTGGTCGTCCCTGTGCACCCGGTCATCACGACGACGGCGATGACCGCCAGAGCGGCGGAGACCAGGGTGCGGCGCACGGTTCCTCCTCGTCGTGGACCCACCACGCTACCCGTTCCCCGCGGAGGAGGCCGGTGGCGGCACGGGGCCCAGCCGGCGGACCGCGAACAGCCCCACCAGGGCGACGACGATCATCGCGGCGAAGACCGCGGCGAAGGCCAGGGGGTCCGAGCGCCCGCCGAGCGCCGTGAACAGCAGTCCCGCGACCGCGAGCCCGACCACGCTGCCGGAGGCGTCGGCGATCGTCAAGGCGGAGCTCGCGAAGCCGTCGTCGCCCTCGGTCGAGAAGCGCAGGGTGAGCATCGACGTGCGCGGGTACGCCACCCCCATGCCGGCACCGCCCACGAACCAGCCGGCGACGAGCACCCACGCGGGCAGGTCGGCGAGTGCGACGGCGAGGGCCGCGACCAGGCTGACCAGCACCAGGCCGAGACCGACGCCGAACGCACGGGCAGCGGGGAGCCGTCGCTCCCCCAACCGACCGTGCACCCAGCTCGCGCCGGCCCAGCTGAGCGCGGCGACGGTGAGTGCGAGCCCGGCGGCCGACGGCGACAGCCCGTGCTGGGCCTGCAGCAGGAAGGGCACGTACGCCTCGCTGCCGAAGAACCCCGCGGCGAGGACGCCGCGCAGCAGCACCACCGAGGGCAGGCCCGGCGCCGCGGTCAGGGTACGGCGCGGGAGCAGTGGTCGCAGGGCGAACCAGGCACCGGCGACGCCGACCACGACGGAGACGACCCGCAGGACCACCGGCAGGTCGGGAGCGACGTTGAGCAGCAGGACCGCGACCGCGGCACCGGCCGACCAGGCGATCCGTCCGCGCTGCCACGGCGGGCGGCGCTCGACGGCGGGCGGGTGCAGGCGGCCGAGCGTCGGGACCAGCAGCGCGAAGGCGGAGACGGCGATCACGAGGGCACCCGCGAAGACCCAGTGCCAGCTGAACAGGTCGGTGACGATGCCGGCGAGCGCGGGACCGACGAGCGCGGGGACGACCCAGGCGGCGGCGAACCCGGCGAACACCGGGCCGTGCAGGTCCTCGGGGAAGATCCTGGCCACGAGCACGTAGAGCACGACGTCGATCGCACCGGCCCCGAAGCCCTCGACCAGTCGACCGGCCAGGAACACCGGCATCGTCGGGGCGAGCATGACGATCGCCGTGCCGATGGCGAAGAGCGCTGCGGAGACCCACGCGACCACCCGGCCGCCCGCGCGGTCGGTCCAGTTCCCCGCGAGCACCATCCCGGGCACGCCGGCCGCGAGCGGCGCCGCGAAGCTCAGCGAGTACAGGGTCTCGCCGCGCAGGTCTCGGCTGATCTCCGGCATGATCGTCGTCATTGCCAGGTTCTGGAACGCCGAGACGGCGACGATCGCGACCATGCCGATGGTCGGGAGCGCGTAGCCCCGACTGAACAAGGTCGTCCGCGTCACCGTCGTCGTCACCAGGCTCATCGTAGGGCCGACGGGTGACGCGGCTACCGGCGCAGCGCCTGCTGCACGTCGGCGACCAGGTCGCCCGCGTCCTCGATCCCGACGGAGAGCCGCACCAGGTTCTCCGGCACCGCGAGCTCCGTGCCCTTGACCGAGGCGTGGGTCATCTCGCTCGGGTACCCGATGAGCGACTCCACGCCGCCGAGCGACTCGGCGAGGGCGAACACCTCGGTCGACTCCGCGAAGCGCTTGGCGGCCTCGGGTCCACCGGCGAGCGCGACCGAGAGCATGCCCCCGAACCCGCGCATCTGCCGCGCCGCGACGTCGTGCCCCGGGTGGTCGGCGAGTCCCGGCCAGTACACACGCTCGACGGCTGGGTTGCCCACGAGGGACTCGGCGACCGCCTGGGCGTTCCGCGAGTGCCGCTCCATGCGGACCGACAGCGTCTTGATCCCGCGGATCGTCAACCACGCGTCGAACGGCGACGAGATGGCCCCGGCACCGAACTGCACGAAGCCGACCAGCTCGGCGAGCTCGGCGTCGCGGAGCACCACGGCCCCGCCGACGATGTCGGAGTGCCCGCCGAGGTACTTCGTCGTCGAGTAGACCACGACGTCGGCACCGAGTGCGAGGGGCTGCTGCAGGGCCGGGGACGCGAACGTGTTGTCCACCACGACGAGCGCGCCGGCGTCGTGCCCGATCGCCGCGAGCGCCGTCACGTCGGCGATCTTCATGAGCGGGTTCGTCGGGGTCTCGACCCACAGGACGGTCTTCGCGGGGGCACCCTCGAGCGCCGCACGGACGAGGTCGGGGTCGCTCATGTCGACGACGACGAGCTCGACGCCCCACGGGACGTGCAGGCGGTCCACGAGACGGTGCGTGCCGCCGTAGACGTCGTTGCCCATCACGACGCGGGCGCCGGGGGCCAGGGTGGCGCGGAGCAGGGCGTCCTCGGCGGCCAGACCGGACGAGAACGAGTACGCGGCCACCCCGCCGTCCAGGTCGGCGAGCAGCGTCTGCAGCGAGTCGCGCGTCGGGTTGCCCGAGCGGGAGTACTCGTAGCCGTTCCGCATCTGCCCGATGCCGTCCTGCAGGTACGTCGAGGTCAGGTACAGCGGCGGGATGACGGCACCGGTCGGGCCGTCGGGCTCCTGGCCGGCGTGGACGGCGCGGGTGTCGAACTCGGTCATGGTGCGTTCTCCAGGTGGGGCTCGGGTGTCGGACGGGAGGCTCGGCACGGCCATGCGCGCACCGCACGGTGCGCGCACGGCCGGGATCACTCCGACAGGAAGGTGAGCAGGTCGTGTCGCGTGAGCACGGTGACGGGCTTGCCGTCCTCGACGACGAGGAGCGCGTCGACCTCTTCCAGCGCCCGTCGCGCCGTGGAGACCGACTCGCCGATGCCGATGAGCGGCAACGGGTCACCGACGGATCCGGAGACCCGATCGGCCATCTTCGCGGCGCCGGTGAAGACCTGCTCGAGCAGGTCCTTCTCGGCGACGGCGCCGATGACCTCGCCGATCACGACGGGCGGTTCCGCGCTGAGCACCGGCATCTGCGAGACGCCGTACTTCGACATGATGTCGACGACCTCGCGGACGGTGTCGCCCGGGTGTGCGTGGACCAGGTCCGGCAGGCGGCCGTCCTTCCCCGCGATCAGCGACCCGACCGTCCGGGCGTCGTCGGTCTCGGCGAAGCCGTACGAGCGCATCCACCGGTCGTTGAAGATCTTGCCGAGGTAGCCGCGGCCGCCGTCGGGCAGCAGCACGACGACG
This genomic interval carries:
- a CDS encoding MFS transporter, with protein sequence MTTTVTRTTLFSRGYALPTIGMVAIVAVSAFQNLAMTTIMPEISRDLRGETLYSLSFAAPLAAGVPGMVLAGNWTDRAGGRVVAWVSAALFAIGTAIVMLAPTMPVFLAGRLVEGFGAGAIDVVLYVLVARIFPEDLHGPVFAGFAAAWVVPALVGPALAGIVTDLFSWHWVFAGALVIAVSAFALLVPTLGRLHPPAVERRPPWQRGRIAWSAGAAVAVLLLNVAPDLPVVLRVVSVVVGVAGAWFALRPLLPRRTLTAAPGLPSVVLLRGVLAAGFFGSEAYVPFLLQAQHGLSPSAAGLALTVAALSWAGASWVHGRLGERRLPAARAFGVGLGLVLVSLVAALAVALADLPAWVLVAGWFVGGAGMGVAYPRTSMLTLRFSTEGDDGFASSALTIADASGSVVGLAVAGLLFTALGGRSDPLAFAAVFAAMIVVALVGLFAVRRLGPVPPPASSAGNG
- a CDS encoding S53 family peptidase, which translates into the protein MQRRSPTPSTRRRLTALAVTTAACTVGAVLFAGGPADAATRQVLPDSVPTWATAPNDAGTVAASTDVEGEVYLPLKNQAGAEALATAVSTPGSPQYRKPLTPAAWIAAYAPSKADADQVTGFLRAQGLSITAVPASHEYVVFRGAASVVDSVLGTTLHSYRHAQQTLVAPSTAPSLPASIAGLVSGVSVDQGRLLTHPELVEQGQEPASSTPTRSLRQQATTPTGINAQCSSYAGEHTATVPSAYGKTVVPTFACGYGPSQLRSAYGVDALAAKGVSGQGQTVAIIDAYASPTIIHDTNSYSQQHGEPQLTGATFEQRIPSPSQFTDQVLCQQPSGWQGEETLDVQSVHAVAPSAKILYVGGTNCGGGLDVAMSKILDQGLASLVSNSYGDVGENVPLSSIRGQENLHIQAAGEGIGLYFSSGDHGDESAALGSAQPDFPASSPWVTSVGGTSLGIDKTGKKSFETGWGDLLDQIVSSPRGNVYSAALPGNLDGGGAGGGQSTLFDQPAYQKGVVPASLAGGKRVSPDLAALADPYTGFSIGIRPITDDATLKAGQFVNETYGGTSLASPITAALSAIVQQSTNVRLGFANPTLYATYRATPSAFADVTSPRSPLALAYTSATSGHDFLVTLDHDTSLTTAKGYDDVTGLGAVSFTGMSQVAHH
- a CDS encoding cystathionine gamma-synthase — translated: MTEFDTRAVHAGQEPDGPTGAVIPPLYLTSTYLQDGIGQMRNGYEYSRSGNPTRDSLQTLLADLDGGVAAYSFSSGLAAEDALLRATLAPGARVVMGNDVYGGTHRLVDRLHVPWGVELVVVDMSDPDLVRAALEGAPAKTVLWVETPTNPLMKIADVTALAAIGHDAGALVVVDNTFASPALQQPLALGADVVVYSTTKYLGGHSDIVGGAVVLRDAELAELVGFVQFGAGAISSPFDAWLTIRGIKTLSVRMERHSRNAQAVAESLVGNPAVERVYWPGLADHPGHDVAARQMRGFGGMLSVALAGGPEAAKRFAESTEVFALAESLGGVESLIGYPSEMTHASVKGTELAVPENLVRLSVGIEDAGDLVADVQQALRR
- a CDS encoding substrate-binding domain-containing protein, with translation MRRTLVSAALAVIAVVVMTGCTGTTSAAPTPVQSTDLTSSDGGFDQHAVVGVLLLSAAATPGPTSGGVALPDRFRSDLTTAGFRPDVRVASATDPATSQVRDVRALVQRGAKALFVEAADPDALTGAVQTAHDAGVVVIALGDPLPSSGTGGDGLATDYRVQGTDSDAAMVGKAVAVVESLQRGKKPAGD